The genomic stretch ATCCCTGCACCCCCGGCAGAGGCGGCCGGCCTTGAGATCGATCTCCCCGACGTAAGTGGACGAGCGCATCACGCACTCGAATTGCCGGCAATGGATCAATCCGGCGGTGTGCCCGAGCTCATGGATGATCTCCTTCCCGAGGCGGTCGAGGAGGCGCGGATGATCGGCCGGCATCCCGTAGAACTCGTTCGAGAGCCGGTGCACGGAGACGATCGCCGCCCGGCCCCCGAGCTGCGCCTCGCCGAAAACGAATGTGAGCACCGGAATGAAGAGGTCGACGTCGACGATCGCAATCCACTTCACATCCTGCTCGGGTGCGGCGGCCAGGAGCTGGGCGAGCAGGACCGCCGAGCGGTACTGCCCCCTCGGGGCGTCGAACGCGTGATCGAGATCGAGCGACGTCCGCTCGAGGACGGCCCGCGCGCCGAACGCCTCCTCAACCGCCCTGGCGGCGGGTTCGATCTCCCTGTCCTCAAGGCGCGAAGCGTTGAGAATGTGAATCCCCTTGATCACGTTGATCACGCCGGTTTCTGCAGCTCATACTTCGCAATCTTATTATAGAGCGTCGCCCTGTCGATGCCGAGGATCTCCGCCGAGCGCGAGATATTCCACCGGTTCTCCTCGAGGATCGACGTGATGTAGTCCCGTTCCACCGCCGAGAGCGTCCCCGAACCCGTCATTTTCTTCTTCATCGAAAGCTGGAACGGAAGATCTTCGGGGCGGATGCAGGGCGGTTTTCCGACCACCATCGCCCGCTCGATCGCATTCTCGAGCTCCCTGACATTCCCCGGCCAGTCATGCCGGATCAGGAGCTCCATCGCTTCGGAACTGATCGCGGTGATCGGTTTCCCCATCGAATGGGAGTAGGAGGTCACGAAGTGATTGGCAAGAATCGGAATATCCGACTTGCGCTCGTGGAGCGGGGGAACAAGGATCGTGAAGACGTTCAGCCGGTAATAGAGATCCTCGCGGAACACCCCGTCGGAGACCGCCTTCTCGAGGTCCTTGTTCGTCGCGCAGATGACCCGGAAATCGACCGTGATCACCGCGTTTCCTCCCACGCGGGTAAACTGCTTCGATTCGATCACTCTCAGGAGGTCCATCTGAGTTTTCATCGAGATGTTGCCGACCTCGTCGAGGAACAATGTCCCCCCGTCGGCAAGCTCCAGCTTTCCCTTCCTCTGGTACTGGGCGCCGGTGAATGCGCCGCGCTCGTGCCCGAAGAGCTCGCTTTCGAGAATCCCTTCGGGGAGCGCTCCGCAGTTGACGGTGACGATCGGGAAGTAGCGCCGCTGGCTGTTGCTGTGGATCGCCCGGGCGATGAGCTCCTTGCCGGTTCCGCTCTCGCCCCGGATCATCACTGTGGCGTCGGTGGGAGCCACCGTCTCGATGAGCTCATACACCTTCTTCATCTGCGGCGACTCGCCGATCATCTCCTCGACCTTGAAGAACTCCGACATGCGTTCCTTAAGCTGCACGTTTTCGCCGCTCAACGCCCGTTGCTTCAAGGCGTTCTGCACGAGATGGGAGAGGTGGTCCGGATCGACCGGCTTCGTGACGTAATCGAAGGCGCCCTGCTTGAGGGCCTGGACCGCGGTATCGACCGAGGCGTGCGCCGTGATAAATATGATCGTCGCCGCCGGATCGGCCTCCATGATACGCTGCTGGAGCTCCATGCCGTCCATCCCCGGCATCTTGATATCGAGAAGAATAACGTCCCAGCGGCCCCGTTGGAATTGATTCAGCGCCGCGGCGGCGTTCTCGGCGGTTCCGATTTCATATCCGTCTTCGCGGAACCATTTCGAAAGGGAATCGCGTACGACCATTTCGTCGTCGATGATGAGGATTCTTGGAGTGGTAGTCATACTGCCTCTTGCTTTTTCGTTTGTTCCCCGGTGGTTTGAGATGTTGAAACGGGCGGGAAGGTCAGCGTGAAGGTCGTGCCCTTCCCGACGGATGAGACGACGGCGATCGTTCCGCCGTGCCGCTCGACGATGCCATAGGCGACGGAGAGGCCGAGCCCCACTCCGTGGACCTCCTTCTTGGTCGTAAAGAACGGCTCGAAAATAAAGGGAAGGTCGCTCTCGGCAATCCCGGCGCCGTTGTCGGCGACGGAGATAAGGACACCGTCGGCTTGATCTGGACGCCCGGTCTCGACGGTGATCCTTCCGCCTCCCGGCATGGCTTCCACGGCGTTCACGAAGAGCGCGATCAGCGCCTGTTTGATCTGGTTTTCATCGCACAGGAGCGCAAGTTCCGGCTCGGGAGAGCGCGTCTCGAGCTTCACGTTGGAGATGTCGCAGTGGTGGCGAACGAGCTGGGCCGCTTGCTCGACGATCCGGCGGACCGGGACGAGGGCGAAGTCTCCCGCCTGTTTCCTCGAGAAGAGGAGGAGGTTCTTCACGATCGTGCCGCACCTGTCCGCCTCCTGCGCGATCAGCCCGATATCCTCGACGGTCTGGCGGTTTGCCTGAAGGAGCGCCTCGTCCTTCTTGATCCGGCGGCCGATCAGTTTCGCATAGGTCAGGATCCCCTCCAGGGGATTGTTGAGCTCGTGCGCGACCGTCGCCGCGAGCTTCCCGAGCGACACCATCTTCTCAATGTGAACGATCTGCCTGTGAATCGCATTCAGTTCGTCCGTTTTTTCCCGGACCCGCTGCTCGAGCGTCCGGGCCCAGCGGAGGTTTTCCGCCTTCTCGTTTTTCACCGAGAGGGTCATCGTGTTGAACGCCCGGGCCAGCGTCCCAAGTTCGTCCCTCGTACGGATTGCGATCCGGTAGTCGAGGTTGCCGGAGGTGATCTCCTGCGCCCCTTTCATCAGGCCGCGCACCGGTTTCAACACGGTCACTG from Bacteroidota bacterium encodes the following:
- a CDS encoding archaemetzincin family Zn-dependent metalloprotease, translated to MINVIKGIHILNASRLEDREIEPAARAVEEAFGARAVLERTSLDLDHAFDAPRGQYRSAVLLAQLLAAAPEQDVKWIAIVDVDLFIPVLTFVFGEAQLGGRAAIVSVHRLSNEFYGMPADHPRLLDRLGKEIIHELGHTAGLIHCRQFECVMRSSTYVGEIDLKAGRLCRGCRDHLADLQRAGAVRTVLS
- a CDS encoding sigma-54 dependent transcriptional regulator, whose translation is MTTTPRILIIDDEMVVRDSLSKWFREDGYEIGTAENAAAALNQFQRGRWDVILLDIKMPGMDGMELQQRIMEADPAATIIFITAHASVDTAVQALKQGAFDYVTKPVDPDHLSHLVQNALKQRALSGENVQLKERMSEFFKVEEMIGESPQMKKVYELIETVAPTDATVMIRGESGTGKELIARAIHSNSQRRYFPIVTVNCGALPEGILESELFGHERGAFTGAQYQRKGKLELADGGTLFLDEVGNISMKTQMDLLRVIESKQFTRVGGNAVITVDFRVICATNKDLEKAVSDGVFREDLYYRLNVFTILVPPLHERKSDIPILANHFVTSYSHSMGKPITAISSEAMELLIRHDWPGNVRELENAIERAMVVGKPPCIRPEDLPFQLSMKKKMTGSGTLSAVERDYITSILEENRWNISRSAEILGIDRATLYNKIAKYELQKPA
- a CDS encoding ATP-binding protein, which encodes MARKLPYFSRMGIPFLHRLSVRVLAGAILLLLVLFGLYSYFAVGFYKTQMMNQIVLSADRMSDVIKQSTRYSMLLNRRDDVYQIISTIGKEPGVEGIRIYNKRGEIMFSIDKSEENTTVDMHTEACYACHSQEKPLESLPTKTRTRIYEASSGHRVLGVINPIRNEPSCSNSDCHAHPGDRTVLGVLDVRMSLKGLDDTIAGTQYTMLTYAGGVILVIAAIVALFLSVTVLKPVRGLMKGAQEITSGNLDYRIAIRTRDELGTLARAFNTMTLSVKNEKAENLRWARTLEQRVREKTDELNAIHRQIVHIEKMVSLGKLAATVAHELNNPLEGILTYAKLIGRRIKKDEALLQANRQTVEDIGLIAQEADRCGTIVKNLLLFSRKQAGDFALVPVRRIVEQAAQLVRHHCDISNVKLETRSPEPELALLCDENQIKQALIALFVNAVEAMPGGGRITVETGRPDQADGVLISVADNGAGIAESDLPFIFEPFFTTKKEVHGVGLGLSVAYGIVERHGGTIAVVSSVGKGTTFTLTFPPVSTSQTTGEQTKKQEAV